A segment of the Mugil cephalus isolate CIBA_MC_2020 chromosome 13, CIBA_Mcephalus_1.1, whole genome shotgun sequence genome:
CCACAGGCtcctctgggtttttttttctcacttagACTAATCATGAAGCCTCATGGTTTCTCTGAAATGGTACACATTACAATTACACaagttaaaacttttttttttttttgtaaaataaataaataaaaagagcagtaagtaagaataaaaaatgagcaTAAGTATAAATAACTGCTTAAACATATATTTCTAACCTAAGAATATGTTGCTACCAAAGGTTGTTTTAACTTATATTAAAACAAACCTTTTCAGTCTTTTAAAAGAGGGGTTTCTCTCTTCGTGCCCTGTTCAGTTAATGCAGCCAGACTCACTCCAGATAGCAGGTGTATGTAGGTTTTTCcgatgtattttatttattgttttagtctTGTATCAGGAATAATGTAGTGATACTTGTTTATCTGAACCCTTTGTAATTGACCTAACAAGAAAATTAAACCTATGGTCAATTTTTATGACAACAACCAACAGTGCCTCGAGAATGAAGATCTTCATTCAATaccttctgttcattcattacttttatttttcaaaatagtaatataattataaatattatgtattatttttctcACTGTACTCTACTGTATGTGCAACACAAAGGACACGAAGCAAATGTCACTTAATATGatttattagttgttttttttttatgtatcttACATACAAATTTTACAACAGGAAACTGTCACTTTAATGAACCCGCCCCAAACCCTAAACACAGAATGTACAATTGGAGCCCTTTCTCTCAGTCACTgcccccttttttcctttttcttttttttttttttttaattttttttatacaaatcaAACCTGGTCGGCAGACAAAAGTAACCTTTTAAAACAAGTGTGGAAATTCAGGTTCAGCTGATGAACAGCCGATTTATTGGTGAGCTTCACACCTTGCTGAAAGAGCCAGGTAGGACGGCCGCACGGGACAGGGGATTGTAACGAGGCCAGCaccttgttttccaaaaatgctCGCCGGCTTCAATAAGAGatatacaaaataataacactTTATGACTGACAGTGTTTACAGACTGTCTAAGTACAACAGTATTATGCTCATAGTGGTGAGTAGCATGCTTCTTCCTCTATGTAGCATCTGATGAGGTTATTCTAATGTCTGCCACGGCAAATCCAACACACCTCATGCACATTATCAATGTACAGTTTCAAAACGTCACATTGGCAGGCAGCTACTGAAGAGCAACTGATGATCCATGTGTAACCAACAGAACACTCCTATCTAAAGTCaaagtgcttctttttttttttgttttaaatcaactatatagatttacaaaaaaaaaaaactaatgggAAATGTGTCAGAATATAAAACATTCAATGGACAGATAGGAAAAAGGCCTATAGACAAATTCCTGCTCCAATCCCCAACTACTGGCACGGTAACCATGATGAACCCAGTGATCCTAAAAGCACCCGCAGAGGCTCAACTGAGAATACATTCATTCGTATGCAGTACTGAAACAAAGCATGGACGCAGGGAGGTATTACAGATTATCAATGACTTGCTAACACAAAAATCCAGGTGCAGAATTGGTGCTTCGGAAGAAACGAGGAATATTATGACAGTGGGAGTTTACTGCAATATTGTTTTCATACTTTTCTATACCACATCAGAATGTTTTGGTCCCACTGGCTCCTGCTATTAGGAAGTGTTGATTTTAGCTTTCATTCTTACAAAAAGGAACTGACTAATCgtcacatttaaactgtttaaaacactggaaacaaaCCTATGACGGACAAAAGTTACAATTTTTAACAACTGGTAAATGTATAAGTTTATATAACTCATGATATGAGCTCTTCCTGTTAGTCAGTTGCCTCATGTTTATTGTAGGATTTATTGTGCTGAAGTCTGGGTTCTGATTGGACAAAGCTTTGTCAGCGTCAGCTACATCTCTGGAACAATGTCAAGGCCAATGTACAAAATCACCCGTCTCCATCTAGCTGTCATGCGTTAGAAGACACGGACACAGGCAGTATTAGGGATCTGCAACATAAACCTACAATTAAAAGGCAAAGAACCAAAAGGCAATATGAAGgggaaataaactgctgaattatcaaaaagcagaaatgtttgtAAACTTGTGGAAGCGTTTCTATTGCTTTCCTATCGCTTACCTACAGAAACTTCCtagttgttttttaacagtTCTCACTGAATACGTTTTCTTTGCTGGTCTGTGGCGATGTCCTGTTCACGAAAACCCCCCAAATCTACACTCTGCACATCACACCACTGTGTTTGAAACATGCCACGTAAAAAGGCCTCCGTCTCCAAGTCTACTGTGGAGCCATTGACAACACCACAATGTGACAATGAAAGGCAAACTCTTATATAGCACCTCACATCCCGCGGAAAGGTGTCCAACGCGCACGTTTCTGCTCTGTGTCGACGCCGGGGAAGCAGGATGTGGGGGTAGTAAGACACTACCAGGGAAATGGGCCACCTTCACGTCAcagctctgcctccatttcagacacagacactctGCATTAGGGCATGTGGCTAATATCCGTGTAATGGCTACTGGATTAAATCAGAAAAAGGCTTATGGAGTTATTACTTCCTTATATGAGTAGTGGGATCCTATTGGTCAATAGTGGCCGCAGATGACTCCTCAGATCTTATAACTTTGGATCTGCTGAATCCAACAGAGACATCTAAGGGCAGCGCGGGGTATCTGTGTGAGGCTGCTGTGCTTCTGTACACAacttcttaaaaacaaaagaaaaacaaaaaaaacagatctcCAAGGGCACGCCCAGGTGGTAATGTAGAACAAAATCATCATGACAGTTCGTCTCGTGGGTAACAAACGCGTCTAAGTTGTTTCAACCTCTCTGTCGCCGCAGCGGTTTCTTCATAGGCTGCGTCCCATAATGATGACATCTTTGGGAAAGCCCTCCATTTTGGCCACTTCAAAGCACCCCAGCTTACTATAGAAGTCCAACATTCGCTTATCACTCTGACGAACCTTACAGAACGCACCCATGGACCCTGGAAGACAAAACAGAGACAGGTGAGTCCCTAAAACTAGCTTCCTGACAAATGGAGTTGAACTGATAATGTTTTGCGTCCTTGACAAACAGAGTTCATATATTAGTTAAGAGCTAAAATCCAGATTGATCCCTCTAATGCGATTTGGGTGAAATCAGGCCACAAGGACAGAAATCTGATACAAACAGAGAGTATACACATATGAATGATAAAAACTCATGCTTGTTGTTTTAGACTTTGGACTCATTACATCTAAAAAGGCTAAGGgagtatgtgcacacacagtgacatcatTTTAGGGAGATCAACACTTCATTTAAACAGATGTTGATTCAAGTGTTATTAACCGAGCGTTAGtctattaaaaatataaaggaaACAAGTGGAGTATATTTCCAGTCATAAATCTAACGAAGCACTGACAGAACTGAGAGAGACGAGAACAAGAGACCAAGCACAACCACACATAACCAGCTCAGTCAGAACAGGCCTAAGGAGGAGGGACCCCAGGCTGAGTGGTGTTTCTTGCTAATAATCTGTTCAATAGGAAAATAATCGATACCAATAACCATTTAAACGctcaatattattatttctctctgGTTAGAATTAACACCTCTTTCGGTGCACGCTTGCCCCAACCTGAGTAAACATCATGTGACATGAGGAGATAAAAACAAGGCAGTAGCATAACAAGTTTCTGAAACTAAGCCGGATAGTTGCCTCGTTCATCTGCTTCTATTCAATTCATTTAGTTTGTCAATTAAATTAGGAACAAAACTTTCAAAACAGTCACGTTGATTGGGAAGATTTCAATCAGGTTGAATGATTGTCAGGATAAAAGATGGGTGACACCTACCGTTGGCCTTAAGGGAAGATAACAGACACCCCATCATGCTTTTGGCCACACTGGGGTCGGTGACTTTGGCGTGAATGTCCACCTTGATGAGAGAAGGGAAATTGGAGAGGAAAGAGTCTGGAAgtccctcctcatcctcatggAAACTCAGCATCATCTTCTAAATGGGCGACAGACAGAGTTTGTGAAGTAAAATTCAACATGAAGCGATGCTATATTATTATGATACGTATGTTATGGAGGTGAGACCTACCTCGGCCTCTGAGAGGTCCTTCTCGCAGTCAGGTTTGTGGTATTTCTCTTGCATGAAGGGAATCCAGCTCAATTTGCATTTCTTGATGAAGGGTTTAACGTCGACTGTGCCGACAGCGTAACCGCAGATCCCTTCATCGTCCTCCAGCACAAAGCCGTAGTCTGAACTCAGTGTCAGGAGACCTCCAACTAACCTGTGAGCAAACAGTGAGGTCTGTCAGCTAAAATGGATTTGCACTGcaccggaaaaaaaaaatacccacaGTTCATGCTTTTAGTCATCGCAGTAAACTGATTCATCTCCACATTTTACCTGTCTCCTATGAGGTCAGGCTCCCCTTCAGAGAATGGTTCATCCTCCATTCCTTCACAGTACAtttctttacatattttataaacTGCAGTCTGAAAAAAGACACGGTTGTTATTGTAGAGGATGAACGGACACACCCTACCTCACCGAGACGTTTTAACACCAGATAATAATAACGACACAAAGAACGTCGGTGCGCTTAAAGAGACACAGTGTGAAGTTGCCTCTGCATAACAGCAGATGAGCTGAGCATTGTAGCATAAAAGGATTCAAAGCTTAAACTAGGCTAATTCTGTTGGGAATATTTGCATCTGGCCAAATCATTTTTGTAATTGTTAAATGAAAtatagacaaaacaaaaaagtcttaCCTCATCTTTGGGAAAGTACGGCCGTATGGAATAGATTTTGGAGGTTGGCAGTGAAGGTGGAGGTTGGTAGAAAAGATCGTTTGCCCCATCTATTGGCAACAATCTCTGTGGGTATCAAAACAAACAGGTTCAGTCCCACTGAGAAAAGGCGACGTGCTGCTGTGGCTGACTGGGCATTTGCTGCGTTGAGCCACCGTCAGCCCAAGAAGGAACTACAGAGAGACAGCAAACTGCTTTTCAATGGCTATTATGATAAAGACAACACAGATCTATGGGCTGGTGTTCCTTGTTGATCTGACAGTGGACAACAGGAGCAAAAAGCacagctttctcttttttcttttttttttttgttaaaggaacatagcacaagaaacacaaacatattcGCCATTATAATGGAACGAGGGTGGTGTTTTTGGTCTGACTAAGGTTTTACTGGCTGAAGGAGATGCTCCTTTCCCTTTTTGTAAAGCATCGCAGTATTTCGCTGCGCAGAACCCTCCTGTtgagaaaaataatgatgcGGGCgctgaaagacagagagaactCCAGGAAAAAACCAAAGAGGCAAATCTGCTCAGTAACTTAATAGCCATTATTGCCGTTATTGGACGTGGTAGGAAGCACAGTTTTAGACTGGACAGGTGTTTAATCATGGAGTTTTCTCAGTGCATACATGCTTGCGTACTCGCTGGCGCTGCGATGCTTGTGCGTGCGCTTGCAAAGGGGGTTGGCTTGGTAATTTGTGCGCTGTGCTTTCCTGCAAAGAAATGAGatgtcatgaaaataaaacctaGCCATGCTCGCTTGCGCTGCGTGCGCCAGGGATAAGCAGCATCTCCTTGGGCAGTTGCTGAAAGAAACTAAGATTATCAATCTGAAAACGCCATGCCAAACGCCGGCTGCGACCTGTCTTTGTCAGGACAGGTCTCAAGTCGCCCATTCCCCTCACATAGACTGATAACCTCCCAAAGCAAAACAAGGACTGGATGCTCTTTGGAGAACAAGTGAAGGGGATGGAGCCTGGATGTTGTGAATCCTGACACATTACAATCAGCTCACCTTCGACAGACCAAACCCCTTCATGGCTACGCACATTGTTACCATATTCTTCTTTGCTCACagcacgctttttttttttatccatttgatTGCTGTAAATTCAGTGCATTAGATACCTGGAACTCTCCTGCTAGACCTCCCCTAAAGGCCCAGGGCTCTTGGTCTCCTCTAAGGAACTGTGCTGAGGACTGACTACGACACCCTGTTAGGAGCAGAGCCAAGCGGACATTGTTACCACAGGATGGGGGCTCTCTCACACAGATGAAGGGAGTGGGGAGATGGGAATGACGGGGGGTCATATGTATCTAATAGCataatcaatatatatatagaaataattTCGTTCTaatcattaaaacataaaagacCCACTTTTGGATATTATTCAGAGAAAAGATTTCACGGTAAAATGGGGCTCGAGCACCTAAAGCTTATATTTGCAGGAGGGAATCAGGAGCATAAAGCAAAACCTTTATGAGCTCTGCGCCTTTTTAAATTCTGTGTCAACAAGACGTTAACAAACACCTCCGCACAAGGTTGCAGAAGCTAATTCATGCGGTTCTTTCATCTTTGGCGTTCCAGTGAGGGCAATGCTCATTTGAAAAGCTGACGGACGTCTAAAGCAGTACACTGACCATCAGAACCGAGACCCACGCCATCTACGGACGACAAAATTAAGCTTTAGCTGCTGTCACCCCACTGAGCTCAGCACCCCGTGTGAAGTCACATTCTCATCTTATCTGCCTTGTCACATGACGGAGGAGTGCGAGTCATTAAAAACCAGGAAGGCAGAACGAGAGGAAGGCACGAACAACCCCGGACTTAAAGGGCCTCTCAGTTTACTATTAAGCCACAAGCAAGACAGACCAAAGATGAAATAACTTGCAGAGCATGTGAGAGCAAGTTTGtatctaacacacacacgcaggcagGCCTCTTAAAGTCTAAAGTTCCTCTTAAGTCTACGGTTCTCTGGCTGCTGTCAAAGTGTTGCCTTGGTTGACGAGAGGTCCTGTCATGTGACAAGACAAATGCAGCGCGCGTGCAGAAAATGTAGCTCTGCTTTACATATGAACTTCAGCTAAAACAATTCCTTTGATGAGATGACGCTTCGCAGCGCACAGATGCACCCACGAGAAGGAACTTGTGGCATACTAATGaccaaaaatggacaaaagacTTGAGCTCTAAGTGGATAACTTCCACCTGAGCTGCATTGTTTTATCACTATCACGCAAAAAGCACCTGTTCCCTCATGGTCACCGTGTGAGTGAACATATTCATGAGCAGGTTCAGTTTCATTTGGTGAAGTTAAGTTTCAAAGCCAAGTGTAAGTTCCCCTGTGTAGGTGCATCAGGCCGCTCTGAGCCATTTCTATTGGCCtactgacagaaacaaaaaaacaagttagaGATGCTGGCAGGGAGAAATCTGGGAGTTAACACTTAGAATTCAGTCTTAATTCGCTGCGCAAAATGTGACTTCATCCGGAGAGCTGCTTCCATTCCTCCAAATCAGTCTTTTACGTTTAAATTTTAGCTTTAAAACGATACAAATGGGCATTTTTAACATGACCATAAGAAAGAAACGCCTGCACTGTGCATACATCGGCCACTGTCGATCCAATAGCAGTAGAAACTTGTACTGTGGATTCTTCCATCTGTACATAGTGAAGGGAGAAAACAGTAGAAAAAGGTTATTAATAAGTGTTCTCATACAATAACCAGGGAGGTTGTGACTAAGTGCCGGCTGCAAAGCGTCTATTGAGGGGAAATCAAGGAGGGACGGACGTAAAAAGCTGAGAATGAACAGCCTACGTCAGCATTTAGGAAACTAATGTCACTGCACTTAGAAACAAGCACGTTTAAGCTATGTGACTAGAagtattaaatattcatttcctGACACTTTCCTGttaaaagtgtgatttttttttttttttttttgatgtggtTTATCCAGTGTGGGTATGCTGCCTGCTGTGTAGTCTGGGTCACAGACCTCAGCTTTACCATATAGCCGGACAGGACAGAAACCTGTGAATGAAACTGGGTTACAGGGAGTAACCTACAGGCCGTGCTGGTGCTTCAGACTATTGCAAAGACCACTCCAAAGAAAAATGGAGGTGATATCACGAGGCTGAATGTCACTCAAATTGTATCAAGGAGTACCATCTGAAAGATAGACAAGGCGAAGGCAGAGGTAAGAGTGAGAGATATAGAGAGAATAGTTTTTACAATGAGATGGACCCCACCCTGATACAGACTGAGTGAATGATTCAGTTATCTTCCACCTACAGCCTCATTTTAGAGACTACTCGATGAGGCAACAGCAAAAAGCTGCATGTAAACGTTTTTATATTCAAACCAATTGAAATATTTCTTATCATTTGGTCGTTTATGCACCAGAATGGCCTTCCACAGTGAGTCAGTCAACTTGCTCTCCAAGCTCGCGTGCGCGCTAGGGCatggaggagggtggtggtgggggggggggatgggaCTTCCCCCTGGCGCCCATCCCCACAGAGAAATGGAAgcaagtgtgtctgtgtgggaatGCAGCGGTGATGTTACTGGATACACAGCAAGCAGCAGTAAACCCTGCTGGGATGTTTTCCACGGAGACCCGGTTTAGATATCAACCATATGGAATAAACGGATAAACGGTGGTGGGAGGGGAGAAGGGGGGGGCGGTTAGCAGTGCAGGCGGCATTCAGTCggacgaaaaagaaaaacaatcaacatATGCGACACGAGAGCAATCAATAGAGTAACTATTAAGATGTGGTATGTCTGGTTAGGACTGTGCTAAGCTAATCTAAAAGAATGCAATCAAGGAACATTAGCTGTAGATTTTCCATTTCTGTAAAAGGTGGAGGCCAGTACATCTACATCAGTCTATGACTACGTGTTAGGCTTGTCTTAGGTATGCTTTATAATCTATAGAACCCTGATATACAATACAACATGATCCATGCAGCTAAATAATCAATTAACTGTGTGTTCTATAAAATCTgatttctctttaaaatgtatttctatttgatttgtgtgtaaCTATGTCTCTGAGATCTACAGGAGGTGGGGATCACAGACTTTATGCTATGACTACATAAGAGTGAGGTCCTCATGGTTCCGCTCATACATACCTAGCCACTGGACAAAAGACTTGACCATTGAAAGGATGCTCTTGATGTCCCAGATGTAAGGGTAGAGGTCGTACAGGATGGTGCGGTTGGCTGTATTTGACAGCCGTGTGAACATCTGGATGACTGAGCAGCACATCTCCTCAAACTTCTCTGCTCTCAGTTGCCATTCTGCCACCTGAGCCACAGAGGTTGGAGAAAAGGACAAATAATGGTGAAACGGGAAAGCGAGGGTGTAACAAGCCATCTGTATACGTAAAAACATAAGAGCATGTGTGTTATGACGTCACACGTGGCCTTTTAAATCAAACGGTCCATTATGGAGTTAATATGGCTTCATCCATTTTACTAATTACATCTGTGAATTCTGTCTAAAAGTCAAGAAAAGGGAAGATGGTTTAAAACGAACGACGTAGTTAACGCAAATAAGCAGAACACAAGGGCATGTGGAGCAAGCAAGCTCCATTTGATATCATAACTACACCACCCAATGGGCAGTGTGGGTAGTACACATCCACCATTTTGTTTTCAGCACCATCACCAGCAAGTTTAGTCAATAATGAACAGTCATTTTCTCAGACAGACCTCTTTTCAATAACTCACTGAGTGAATTAACCCACCTTTTCACTTTCCTTCCTCTTGCAGTTAACGCTGACCACGCTGCTGTTGGCCCTCAgccagttgaactccttcagCATTTGAACGGCCTTGGGTCCGTGCTCGTAAGGCAGATAGAAGAGCTCTGCCAGCATGCACAGGTCCTCAAGTGTGAGGGGCTCTGCTGTAAACAGCGGTTTCTCGTTGGGTCCAGGTACAAACACCTCCTGAGGACACAGACCGGCACAAATGTGACTTAAGAGGAAATTCGATTTCGGTTTTGCCTTCAGTTGCAGatataaaggaaaaaaagtcaaactcaCAAATGCCTGTGGCACCTGTTTGAGCTGATCGTCTGTCTGCATTGGTGCAATGTCGCTCCCAGAGTCCTCCTGAATCGACTCTTCAAGGGACTTGGACTCTGCCAGACTCTCTTTATCTGTATCCATAGGTTTCAGGTCCTCGGCCATTTTGTCAGCTAAGATAGGACCAATGTGCTTCTCTTCGAGATCAGCTGCTACTTCTGGTACAGACTCATCCTGCTTCTCAACCACCATCTCCATGGGCTCCTCATCAGAATCCTTCTTTTCTACCTccacctgcacagacacagaacataAATACTCCAAGAACCACTTACACATACTCCTCTcttcaacaaacaaaccaaatcatACCAAGGTTCTAGCCTGgattaaacacattaacacacatctTTATTTCTAAAGGAGCAGGAAGTACTCGTTTGGCCTATTCAGATACTACAACTGTGCCCTATAGAAACGATAAACtcacctcctctacctcctcggGTCTTTTTACCAAGGGGAGTGACAGAGGGTccagacagagaggaggcatTGCTGGAGACATGATGGGCTGCTGGAACACGGTTGTGACTGTTGTCGATGAACAAAGTGATGGAGCAGCCATGGATGACACGTCTATGGCCGTGCTCTTGGCACCACTCTGAGGCACCTGTCGGCCTGAAAGAACAGAGTCTAATTGCATTGTGTTCTTcatttttacaataaataaaaatcctatAAACTCTACTAACGTGGAGATAGGATTATAATATTGCTGATGCTCTTACTGTTGTATTGGTGAGGCACACCAAATTCTCCCAGCCACTCAGTGAGAGCCAGTCTGAGAGCTAGCTGTGGGCTGTATAGCATGTCTGTCTCCAGTTCTTCATCACTGCCCTCATTCTCTAACTTGATTTGGATGGACACAGTACTGTCCTCACCATCAGCTAAAGTGGAAGATGAAGAAATGCattgagaaaaacacagagatgaatGACTTGTGTTAAGGCTTAACCTGAGCATATTCTCATACAGAATGACTGCATTCTATTAATATCAGCACACAGATTAGTACTTTTGATCTCATACTTACTCATGACCACGTCCTTCCGCACCCCATTCATATTAGACTTGTACCAGGTCGCCAGAGTGTGGATCGCTACGAAGTTTGATTCAAACTCGCAGTTAGGGTTGGTGAGGACTCCCTTCAGTCTTGGGATGAGCTCTGTGGAGCGTCCCTTGTATGGGCCCAAGAAAAGCCTCTTCTGGTCATAATCATTGGCGTGAATATTGTCCCAGATTACAGGGGCTCTCCTTAGGATCTTTGACACCTCTTCAATAGACTCCACCGTGATATCTTTGGATACCACTTTGGGTCCTGCAGAAAAGACAACatcaataataatttaatctaTTTCTTTGATATTACTGGACAATTTGTGTTGGTCATTTGACAGGAAGTAGTTGGACTCGCCTGTCCATAGGACGTCAATGCCAGGCAGTAGCTTCTCTCCTACGGTGTGGAGGTAGGGGGACTGAGGGACATTTGGGTAGCAGAATGTTCCACAGTACTCTGCATTtcaagacaagaaaacaaaagaataaataaataatatcgaATAACTGTGTAAAATGTGCACATAATTCAGCTACAGACGTGAAGTACCTGTTGGGCAGAAGAGGAAGGTTTCGGGCTCTCCCAGATACTGGTAAATTTCGTTGGTAATGGAAACCTGAGCGTGTGCAAATGAGCTGAACACTTCTTTATCAGCAGGGCACATGTTGTGGTCGATATCATCAAAAAGTAAGGCAAATGACTTGCAGCCAAAGTGAGTAACCTTGAGGGGAAAAGAGAATGGGATTAGAAGTTATACACATGAAAACAAGGTGATTGAAGATGTGCAACACAGTGGTCATACAGTTACACAGAATGCTGCAATACCTGATCAAGTTTCCTCTTAAGTGCAGTGACCTCTTTCTGATTGGAGAAGGTGATGTCCAGTCCGGGGGAAATGGCATAAATGAACTCTATACCGTGCTCCTTAGCAGCACCGATTAAAGTCATGAGTTGCTCTATGAAACAGATGGGAAGACAGTTCTCTCAATACCATCCTACAAAATGGTACCTAAAACATGCAGGGTGTTCTTTCATTTGAAGGAATATTTATTTCCCTTGCCCCAAGACAGACAATGCCAAGATCTGTTAGTGAATAGTCACCTG
Coding sequences within it:
- the oga gene encoding protein O-GlcNAcase isoform X2 — encoded protein: MVQKDKTLESPQVDGEPSPSPVSGEVCVEAPGLVEESVIGVEPTGHRKFISGVVEGFYGRPWTMEQRKELFRRQQKWGLNTYLYAPKDDYKHRMFWRELYSVEEAEQLMTLIGAAKEHGIEFIYAISPGLDITFSNQKEVTALKRKLDQVTHFGCKSFALLFDDIDHNMCPADKEVFSSFAHAQVSITNEIYQYLGEPETFLFCPTEYCGTFCYPNVPQSPYLHTVGEKLLPGIDVLWTGPKVVSKDITVESIEEVSKILRRAPVIWDNIHANDYDQKRLFLGPYKGRSTELIPRLKGVLTNPNCEFESNFVAIHTLATWYKSNMNGVRKDVVMTDGEDSTVSIQIKLENEGSDEELETDMLYSPQLALRLALTEWLGEFGVPHQYNSRQVPQSGAKSTAIDVSSMAAPSLCSSTTVTTVFQQPIMSPAMPPLCLDPLSLPLVKRPEEVEEVEVEKKDSDEEPMEMVVEKQDESVPEVAADLEEKHIGPILADKMAEDLKPMDTDKESLAESKSLEESIQEDSGSDIAPMQTDDQLKQVPQAFEVFVPGPNEKPLFTAEPLTLEDLCMLAELFYLPYEHGPKAVQMLKEFNWLRANSSVVSVNCKRKESEKVAEWQLRAEKFEEMCCSVIQMFTRLSNTANRTILYDLYPYIWDIKSILSMVKSFVQWLGCRSQSSAQFLRGDQEPWAFRGGLAGEFQRLLPIDGANDLFYQPPPSLPTSKIYSIRPYFPKDETAVYKICKEMYCEGMEDEPFSEGEPDLIGDRLVGGLLTLSSDYGFVLEDDEGICGYAVGTVDVKPFIKKCKLSWIPFMQEKYHKPDCEKDLSEAEKMMLSFHEDEEGLPDSFLSNFPSLIKVDIHAKVTDPSVAKSMMGCLLSSLKANGSMGAFCKVRQSDKRMLDFYSKLGCFEVAKMEGFPKDVIIMGRSL
- the oga gene encoding protein O-GlcNAcase isoform X1, which produces MVQKDKTLESPQVDGEPSPSPVSGEVCVEAPGLVEESVIGVEPTGHRKFISGVVEGFYGRPWTMEQRKELFRRQQKWGLNTYLYAPKDDYKHRMFWRELYSVEEAEQLMTLIGAAKEHGIEFIYAISPGLDITFSNQKEVTALKRKLDQVTHFGCKSFALLFDDIDHNMCPADKEVFSSFAHAQVSITNEIYQYLGEPETFLFCPTEYCGTFCYPNVPQSPYLHTVGEKLLPGIDVLWTGPKVVSKDITVESIEEVSKILRRAPVIWDNIHANDYDQKRLFLGPYKGRSTELIPRLKGVLTNPNCEFESNFVAIHTLATWYKSNMNGVRKDVVMTDGEDSTVSIQIKLENEGSDEELETDMLYSPQLALRLALTEWLGEFGVPHQYNSRQVPQSGAKSTAIDVSSMAAPSLCSSTTVTTVFQQPIMSPAMPPLCLDPLSLPLVKRPEEVEEVEVEKKDSDEEPMEMVVEKQDESVPEVAADLEEKHIGPILADKMAEDLKPMDTDKESLAESKSLEESIQEDSGSDIAPMQTDDQLKQVPQAFEVFVPGPNEKPLFTAEPLTLEDLCMLAELFYLPYEHGPKAVQMLKEFNWLRANSSVVSVNCKRKESEKVAEWQLRAEKFEEMCCSVIQMFTRLSNTANRTILYDLYPYIWDIKSILSMVKSFVQWLDGRIHSTSFYCYWIDSGRWCRSQSSAQFLRGDQEPWAFRGGLAGEFQRLLPIDGANDLFYQPPPSLPTSKIYSIRPYFPKDETAVYKICKEMYCEGMEDEPFSEGEPDLIGDRLVGGLLTLSSDYGFVLEDDEGICGYAVGTVDVKPFIKKCKLSWIPFMQEKYHKPDCEKDLSEAEKMMLSFHEDEEGLPDSFLSNFPSLIKVDIHAKVTDPSVAKSMMGCLLSSLKANGSMGAFCKVRQSDKRMLDFYSKLGCFEVAKMEGFPKDVIIMGRSL